In Zingiber officinale cultivar Zhangliang chromosome 1A, Zo_v1.1, whole genome shotgun sequence, the DNA window AAGTTTAGTAAGTGAAAAATTAACGGCCGTGCACGTTTTAAGGCAGGAAGATAATGAGAGGAGGTTAATTAGATTAATGAGAAGAAGTTAATTAGATTTGATGTTTCTGTCTGATTTAAAATATGGCATTAAATTTCATTGATTCCTGAAATCCTTTCACATCTCGTCTAAACGCAAGGACATTAAATTTCAACTAATTGCAGATTGTTTACATAGTACATTTTTCCAATGTAAAACCTAAAGCTTATATATCCTTTTCAAATTTATAAATCTCACCTAAATACCATTAGTTTAAATTAAACTCAAGCTAATGATGTTTAGTTAACATAGTATAACCGGAATGCCCTTATGCTCAAGTCAAGGCTGGACCTGATGGGAGGCCCAAACATCTAAGaggggaaaaaaatatatattataaattaattatagaCTCATTTAATTTTTTGATCATATGTAATCTAATTATTCAATCGTATATGTAGGATCGAGACCTAATAAAGGGATGAATAGTACTCCTAGCTTTCACGTTTATTTTTCGAAAAACACTCATGTAAGAGTTTGTAAAGTGGAAATAAAGGAATAAACGAAAATAACAATACAAgtttgttttacttggttcagagtctatgACAACTCATATTCCAAGACCCACGCTCATTGAGTTTTACTTTGACCAATTTACTATCAGTTCGTAAAATTACCAAGACAAGTACAATTACAATCTGATTAAAGTTAAGTGTTATAAATGAAATTATATCGACAACTTAGAAAGTTGGAGATGCGAGCTTTCGGTCGTCGAAACAACGTTACAGTTTCGTGGACTTGTCTTTGGAGCAGTATGCAAGATCAGAAAATATTTGAACTGTTGTAGTTGAAGTTACTGGTCAAATCCTTTTTTATAGTCGAGTTGAACCTGATCTAGATCCTCTGATCTTGGGATCACTGTTTGACTCGACgttgattggttgatcgattcctctgatcggtcgactgatcctaccTGAATTTGCCCAGCTTTTCGTCCAAATGCTACTACTCGGATAAGAGTCTTCGTTCGATCAATCGATCTCgttgttcggttgatcgatctgtTGATGATCCCTGACTTATCTGATTCGATTGACCTAGTCTGATCAACCCGCTGCTTATCCactattcggtcgactgaacccaacGTTCAGTCGACAGATCCCTTGGTCGAAACTTAGCCGTGAGCTGATATGATTTCTGGGGTTTAGTCGATTGATCTCAATGTTCAGTCGAGCGAATAAGGTAAATTTTGATCCTACaaaatgttagtcttcctgtaaaacagagttagaataatatGTAAATAGtatataaaaattaacttttaacaaCCTTTGGGTTGTTCGGTCATGATTTTGAGTTTCGTTGAACGATAGGTCAGCCTGAGGCCTACTGTCCTCTcttcggggaacgtgtcctcccCTATTCCTCTTAGAAGAGTTTATCTTTTGCTAGATCGATCTTtcagaccgtctggacttttgctcagcatcggagatatcaggacttcatgctgaatgTCCGATCCTGACCCGTCCGGTCTACCACCTGATGTATGTGACTCCTAGGATTTTCTCCTAGAGTCCTTGACTATAAGATTTTGTCTAATGTCCTCGACTCTAATATTTCGTCCAACGTTCTCGACTTTAGAATTTTGCCCAATGTACTCGACCCATCAAGACTTCGCTCAGTCTCCCGGACCAGGACTTCTTTACataaccatagctaggactttcctaacctagggttatctcctcctaagacctaaggttacttTCTCCTAGGATTTTTCACTTATCTAAAAtttactaggacttttacctaaaaaTACTTAGGATTTTCTTACCAGCTCCTCTCAACTTTTAAATCTTCTATCATTATTAAAATTTCAGATTCGATCATCTGATGTGCACAGAACTATATAAAGATTAAAAAACAATTTAGACCATTTTAAGTCAGAAGTTGTAAATTatatagattaaaaaaattatgatatattAATGATACAATCTGTTTATGACAATTTATGTTTCTTTTTAGTATGAACGAGAGATTTAAgaagtatatatattatttattattatattccaTCCGActcaagatatatatatattttttcgattttgatagatttatattttttattgtttaaCATGCTCGATAAATGCTATGAGATCTAAGGACTTTTTAATCTACTCCACTTGAGttatatgtattttatttttgatatttctttattatttctttaattaatttgattgtcTATATTCCTTTTTTCCTTTAAGTACGAATTCATAAATTGTATATAATGATGAAAACGTGAGAGACTGAAGGGAGATTATGAGTTGAATActcaaattataaaaaaaataactataaattttaattatattttatcaaTATAATATATTCCATTTTTTTCAAgtatcatttatatttttatataatatattatatttttaaaattagatttaaaatatttaaattaattatgtataaaaattaataatttatatattttaaatagagagattttaaaaaattcgcCTAGCCTCCAAAATGTTAAGTAACGCAGTTCGCGGCGAACGCATGGTAGGCAAATATTTTTGATATCGTACGTGGCACGCGATGATTGGTGATACAATGCAATGGGATCGGTTCTGAAAAGACCAAGAAAAGGAGATGATGAGCCAGAGGGGCAGCTCAGCGCTTCGATACAACCTAAGCTGGACACTTCTTGTTTTTAAATCCCACCTCGCCTTAGGCGGCGACCTGCATCAACGAAGAGGATCTCGCCGTCCGGTGGCACGAAAGGCTCCTCTTGTTGGCTATCCTGGACGTAGAAGCCATGGCGCAGCTGGTGGCGACCAGATCCATCCAGAGTTCGCACCTTTCGCGCCCAGAAGCCAGATCCGAGGGCCGGAGCATGCAAGCGTGCGACCTGAAGCCTTCGAGCATCCCTGCTCGATTCTACCGCCAGGAGAAGAAGACGAGCGTGCAGGTGGGCGGTTGTCGCCGCTCCGCCGTGGTTGCCGTGGCCAGGCCGCTGTCTCGTCCCGATTCCGGTGTTCTTCCTGTGTCTCCGGATGACGTATCAAAGGTTTTTCTTACATTCTAACTTGTGAATGCTAAATTTCATCCCTTTTTTCCCGTATCTGTGTTGTTATAATGTGCTTCTTTAGATAGTTCCTGTTCTTATTTGCTAACTGTTTAAGTGCATCATTTGATTTTCTTGGGGATTAAGAAAGTACTTGCTATGTTGGTTTGTAGTCCACCCACGAAATATTAGACATTTTCATATTAACAAATTCAGTAATTTATGATTGGGAATGTGAAGAAACGATTTCATTTATTAAATCCTTATGTCTCACTTTGTAACTTCGATACTCTTAAAACTATAGTGAAATTGGAGACTTTGATTGCAGGAAGAAGCGCAGTATCAGCATCTGAAGAGCATTCAACAATTGGGTGATGTTTCAAATGGTTTCTTGTCTAAGCCAAATAAAATGCGCAAGACGAAGATAGTCTGCACCATTGGCCCATCGACCAACACAAAGGAAATGATATGGAAGCTGGCTGAGGCCGGCATGAATGTTGCTCGGCTTAACATGTCTCACGGAGACCATGCATCTCATCAGAAAGTTATTGATCTTGTGAAAGAATACAACCTGCAAAATAAGGACAATGTTATTGCAATTATGCTCGATACAAAGGTGGGGATACTCTTACTCCTATTTCCTTCATCTATCATTTTGGATTTATGAGAGCATTATAAAGCTCAGGGAATTAAATAAGCAACATCCATTTGGTGCCTGTTTATTTCCTGTTCTTCTGAGGCAATTATAAATATCTTAGCAAGGATTTGCTATTTTGAGGGTTGATTACAGATCTAGTAGAGTGTTTTGATATTTAATCTGAATGTCTATTCCATCATCATAATGTCTAATGTGGTATCTTCTCCATACCTCTTTTTTTCTCAGGGGCCTGAGGTTAGGAGTGGTGACTTACCTCAGCCAATTAACTTGCTTCCTGGACAAGAATTCACTTTCACAATAAAAAGAGGAGTTAGCTCAGAGACTTGTGTTAGTGTAAATTATGATGATTTCGTCAATGATGTAGAAGTTGGTGACATGCTTCTTGTAGATGGTAACCAAATACTTATCTTTTGTATGTGTGTGTCAAATAATCTTTTGAGATATAAATAGAGTGCATGAATTTGGGCATAGACTACTGTCCAATGAGTTTGTCATAATCAATGACATACACACTCCTCAGTACCATAAAATCCAAATTAAATACAAGAAAATAATGCAAAAGAAAGTCTTTTATAGATAATCAAATTGGAAACCTAGCAAACAATTTCCACTTTTAGGCTTTTATATGCCTATCCTTAGGCTATCAATAAGTCAACTTGGGTTTATTCAGGTGGAATGATGTCCCTAACGGTGAAGTCAAAAACTGAGGATTCTGTCAAGTGTGAAGTTGTTGATGGTGGCGAACTCAAGTCCAGGAGGCATCTAAATGTTAGAGGAAAGAGTGCAACCTTGCCATCCATCACAGGTAAATTAGTATGGTTATGCATGTCTTTTTCTTCTTATTAAGAGAGGGGTCATTGTCTCAGAGGCATTCACATTGTGCTCGGTATAATAACTTTATCTTCATCTCTTACAGAAAAGGATTGGGATGATATCAAATTTGGAGTTGAGAACAAAGTGGATTTCTATGCAGTTTCTTTTGTAAAAGATGCCAAAGTTGTCCATGAACTGAAGGATTATCTGAAGAGTAGGTGCTCAGGAATAAATTGCCTCAAAGTAACCTTCGATTGGCATGTGAATTTATCTGTTCAAAGCTAATTCCTCAATTTATTTTGTTAGGTTGCAATGCAGATATACATGTTACAGTAAAG includes these proteins:
- the LOC122022795 gene encoding plastidial pyruvate kinase 2-like; translation: MAQLVATRSIQSSHLSRPEARSEGRSMQACDLKPSSIPARFYRQEKKTSVQVGGCRRSAVVAVARPLSRPDSGVLPVSPDDVSKEEAQYQHLKSIQQLGDVSNGFLSKPNKMRKTKIVCTIGPSTNTKEMIWKLAEAGMNVARLNMSHGDHASHQKVIDLVKEYNLQNKDNVIAIMLDTKGPEVRSGDLPQPINLLPGQEFTFTIKRGVSSETCVSVNYDDFVNDVEVGDMLLVDGGMMSLTVKSKTEDSVKCEVVDGGELKSRRHLNVRGKSATLPSITEKDWDDIKFGVENKVDFYAVSFVKDAKVVHELKDYLKSCNADIHVTVKIESADSIPNLHSIISASDGAMVARGDLGAELPIEEVPLLQEEIIRICRSMGKAVIVATNMLESMIVHPTPTRAEVSDIAIAVREGSDAIMLSGETAHGKYPLKAVKVMHTVALRTEATLNGGEAPANLGQAFKSHMSEMFAYHATMMSNTIGTSIVVFTRSGFMAILLSHYRPFGTIFAFTDDERVRQRLALYQGVCPMYMSFSDDADTTFTDALGLLQKLGMVKEGEQVALVQSGRKPIWRSQTTHNIQVRKV